GGTTCATGCCTCCGAATACGCGAGGAAGCCACGTAAACGTACGGCCTCGGAAAGGCCGCTGTCGGCTCACGGACTCTCGACGAACAGGTCGACGGGTCTGTCGCCGCTCACCGAGAGCGTCGCGCCGACGAACGCCCCGGCGTCGTTCGTGCGGTAGCGCACGGACTCGACACCGCCGCCTCTCCGACCGAACGAGAGTTTCGGTCGGCGGACGTACGGTTTTTGGAACTGGACGCGGAGCGTCCCACCGCTCGGCGTCAGTCCCCGGTGGCTGTCGAACGCGGGCGTGTGGTCTCTAACGTGGGCGCTGGCGCTTTGGATTCGCCACAGGCTGCCGTCGCTGCGTAACGCGCGCGCCGCGCGTACCGAACCAGCCTGCCCCTCGTCTCTGACAGCGCGGTTGTTCGTATAGAGGTTATGCGACGCGCCGCGCAGTTCGAGTAGCGCTACGTCGCCGGTCTGTCGAATCGTGTTTCCGGAGACCACCGTCTCGGAACTGCCGACCAACACGCCGGGGACTTCGGGGTCTGCGTCTTCGCGCTGGTGGAGGTAGTTGTCCGCGAGTTCGTGACCGCCGCCCGAACCGCCTTCGACGGTGATGCCGGGCAGCACCGCGCCGCGGACTCGGTTGTTTCGGACCGACACTGCCTTCGCCTCGTCGAGGAGGATACCGTCCTCGCCCGGGCTGGTGACGGTGTTCCCGTCGACGCGCCCGTTCTCCGCCCACTTGATGCGAATGCCCACTTCGGCGGGTTCGGTGAGGATGTTGTTCGTCACCTCGAAGTCCGAGACCGGACTCTGGATGTTGACGCCGTGACGACTGTAGCCGACCAGTTTGTTTCCGGCGACGGTGATGTTGCGGCCGCCCTTCTCGGGGTCGATGGCAACGCCCGCGAACTTCGTCGTTTGGTTCGTTCTGAGCCCCTCCGTCGAGTGGACGCTCACGTTCCCCCGAATCGTCACGTTGTGAACCGCGCCGGGGCCGCGGACGTGGCAGAACGACTTGTGGTAACCGAAGCCGATGTTGTCGGTGATGGTGACGTGCGCGCCGTCGTCGGATGCGCCCGGTGCGCCGGTGGCGATGCCGGTCAAACTCCCTTGGTGGCTGTTGCCGACGATGTTGCTGGTAATGATGACCGTGTTTGCGACTTCGTTCGTCCCGCCGGGCGACCAGAGGTCGCAGGCGATGGCGCGGTCGGTCCCCTCGGTGACGATGTTGCCCGAGACGAAGATGTTCTGCCCGCCGAGTTGGATGCCCCGGTCGCCGTACTCGCGGATGCGGTTGTCGACGACTCTGACGTTCTGGCTGCCGCGTTCGACACTGATGCCGCTGCCGCCGTCGCCGTGTTCGCGGTACGGGTGCGTCCGCGTCACCGAGTTCCCGCGGAGGACGACGTTCGACGCGTCGCGGACGATTATCCCGTGGAGTTTCTTCGCGGCGTCGTCCTGGTTCTCGGTGTTGCCGTGGTAGCCCACGTCGCGAACCGTCACGTCGTGGCAGCGGGAGTTGTGCCCGATGCGGATGCCGCCGACGTTCGCCTCGTCGGCGGGTTTGACGAGTGTCGGTACGCCCGCCCCGACGACGGTAACGCCGTCGGCGTCGACATCCAGCCAGCTCGTCGTCCGGTACGGCGCGTTCTTCGGGTCGATACGGATGGTCTCTCCGGCCGAGAGGTTCTTGAACGCGCGTTCGAGTTCGTCGTCGTTGCGGACGACGTGGTCGGCGACGCCGCGGATACGGCCGGTGTTCACCGACGGCGTCGTCAGCCCGTGCCGTCGCCACCCGTCCTGCGTCGAGACGAACGGGAGCAGGTTGTCGGTCTGCGTCGTCCCGAGGTAGACGTCCCACTTCGACGCCGACGCGGGAGGCTCTCCGTCGCCATCGGTCTCGCCCCCCGTGATGCGGAGTCGCTCGCCCGGCCGAAACTGGTTCCATCCGCCGTCGGGGGCCTTCTCGATGTGCGGCGTCGATGTCGCTCCGGCCGCGACTAACGCTAACAGTCCTCGTCGTGAGAGTTCTCCCATCAGTAGTTCGCTGTGGTCGATGGTTCGTCGTCGATGCGCTGGACGTCGGAATGAGTCAATTGCTTCGAACTACGCCGCGGATACGCTAAACCGTATCTCAGGGAAACGAGACGGTATCCGTAGATACTCAGTCTCGCCGTTCACTCGTGGAGCGCCGCCGCCAACAGGAGCACGGCGACGACGACGAGCGCCAACGCCGACAGCGACATCCCGCCGGAACCGAGCGTTGCCACCTCGCCGCCAAGAAACACCGTCGCGACGCCGACGCCGACGCTCCCGACCGCGTGGGTCGCTTCGAGGCTCTTCGTCTCGGCGGCCCGGCCGAGTTGCTCGCCGACGTTGATGGCCTGTTCGCCGAGGTCGTAGACGAGCACCGTTGCCACCGTCCCAACGAGTAACGGTTGGAGCGTCTCGGGGTCGAGCAGGCCGCTGACCAGCACGGTGAGGAACAAAAGCGCCGCGCCCGCCTTGAGGAGGCCGCGGGAGCCGTCTCCCCGGAGCGGCGCGAGCGCCAGTCCGACGACGAGGACGCCGAGCAGTCCCGGGACCGTGCGGACGAGCGCGCCGGGTTCGCTCGAAGCGGTCGCGCCGAGCGCGACGCCGACGAGCGAGACGACGACGCCCGCACCGACGACAACCCAGCGCAGGCCCGTCTCGCGGCGCGTCTGCAACGCCGACCCGACGGCAACGACGACGGATCCGGCGACGATGAGCGCGAGCGCGCCGAACGTCCCCTCCGTCAGGTGCCACGTCGCCGCGGCGGCGACGAGGAGTGCCAGCGTCGAACTCAACAGCGCGGGTTTGCGGACGAAGGTGCCGCTCACGCCATCGCCCTCCGGTTGTTCGCGAGCGCCGACTCCAGCGGGGCGTCCGGTCCCCAGTCGACGGTCGGGATGCCCGTCCGTCGGAGCGTCGACACCCGCGCAGCCCGTTCGGTCGCCGCGAGGCGTTCGCCGACGGTCGTCTCGTCGGTCACGTCCGGACTCACCGCCGTCACGGCGTGGCCGTAGGCGTCGAGTCGCCGCGCCGCCGTGACGATGTCGTCGTCGCACAGCGGCGAGAACAGGAATATCTGGGTGTTCGAGCCGAGTCTCTGTCGGAGCAGTTCGACCTGCTCGTCCAGCGGCGGCGCCTCCCGCGGCGGCGTCGGCGCGAACGCCGGATGCGTCTCGAACAGGCGGTGGAGTTCGACGCGCTGGTTCGCGCCGCCGCCGGGCGCCTGCCAGCAGAACTCGCGGCCGAACGCGGCGACGCCGACCCGATTACGCCCACCGAATAGGGGTTCGAGCAGCTGTTTCGCAGCGGCGACGCTGCGAACGACCGCGTTCGGTTCATCGTCGTGCGCGCGGTACGCCTCCGGTCGCGCGTCGACGAGCAGCACAACCGACATCGACCGTTCTTCTCGATATTCGACGGTCGTCAGTTCGCCCGAGCGGGCGAACCGCTTCCAGTCGACCCGACTCATCGAGTCGCCGCGGCGGTACTCGCGGGTTCGGGTGAACTCCAGCCCCGACCCTTCGTTCGAGGAGAGCACCCGACCGACGGTGTCGAGCGTCACGTCGCGACCCGCCGGGGCCTCCGACTGCCCCGTACAGGCGAGTTCCGTCTCGTCGCTCACCGTCGTTTCTACCTCGTGCTCGCCGCTGATGTCGCGCGCAGCGACCGTCGCGGGGACGAAACTGTGCTGGCCGGACTTCGCTTCGACGCTGTACTCGAAGGAGACGGCCGACCCCGGACGGAGCGCTGCGCCACGCCG
This genomic stretch from Haloprofundus salilacus harbors:
- a CDS encoding right-handed parallel beta-helix repeat-containing protein, which translates into the protein MGELSRRGLLALVAAGATSTPHIEKAPDGGWNQFRPGERLRITGGETDGDGEPPASASKWDVYLGTTQTDNLLPFVSTQDGWRRHGLTTPSVNTGRIRGVADHVVRNDDELERAFKNLSAGETIRIDPKNAPYRTTSWLDVDADGVTVVGAGVPTLVKPADEANVGGIRIGHNSRCHDVTVRDVGYHGNTENQDDAAKKLHGIIVRDASNVVLRGNSVTRTHPYREHGDGGSGISVERGSQNVRVVDNRIREYGDRGIQLGGQNIFVSGNIVTEGTDRAIACDLWSPGGTNEVANTVIITSNIVGNSHQGSLTGIATGAPGASDDGAHVTITDNIGFGYHKSFCHVRGPGAVHNVTIRGNVSVHSTEGLRTNQTTKFAGVAIDPEKGGRNITVAGNKLVGYSRHGVNIQSPVSDFEVTNNILTEPAEVGIRIKWAENGRVDGNTVTSPGEDGILLDEAKAVSVRNNRVRGAVLPGITVEGGSGGGHELADNYLHQREDADPEVPGVLVGSSETVVSGNTIRQTGDVALLELRGASHNLYTNNRAVRDEGQAGSVRAARALRSDGSLWRIQSASAHVRDHTPAFDSHRGLTPSGGTLRVQFQKPYVRRPKLSFGRRGGGVESVRYRTNDAGAFVGATLSVSGDRPVDLFVESP
- a CDS encoding DUF7519 family protein, giving the protein MSGTFVRKPALLSSTLALLVAAAATWHLTEGTFGALALIVAGSVVVAVGSALQTRRETGLRWVVVGAGVVVSLVGVALGATASSEPGALVRTVPGLLGVLVVGLALAPLRGDGSRGLLKAGAALLFLTVLVSGLLDPETLQPLLVGTVATVLVYDLGEQAINVGEQLGRAAETKSLEATHAVGSVGVGVATVFLGGEVATLGSGGMSLSALALVVVAVLLLAAALHE
- a CDS encoding DUF58 domain-containing protein: MSEYQTHRWRGVVALSLVAGAVGLLADRPNLLVLAGVGVVFATYPRLISAPTPALELDRRVSDRSPNPGDVVDVSVTLRNVGENTLADLRIVDGVPAALSVVDGAPRRGAALRPGSAVSFEYSVEAKSGQHSFVPATVAARDISGEHEVETTVSDETELACTGQSEAPAGRDVTLDTVGRVLSSNEGSGLEFTRTREYRRGDSMSRVDWKRFARSGELTTVEYREERSMSVVLLVDARPEAYRAHDDEPNAVVRSVAAAKQLLEPLFGGRNRVGVAAFGREFCWQAPGGGANQRVELHRLFETHPAFAPTPPREAPPLDEQVELLRQRLGSNTQIFLFSPLCDDDIVTAARRLDAYGHAVTAVSPDVTDETTVGERLAATERAARVSTLRRTGIPTVDWGPDAPLESALANNRRAMA